From the genome of Nymphalis io chromosome 26, ilAglIoxx1.1, whole genome shotgun sequence:
AATGatgtataaacttgtaaatcgtccgcataaacatgacaatcactatttataatacaactcgtTACGTCcgccgtatataatataaataataaaggccCCAAGATTGAGCCTTGGCGCAAGCCTCGTGTTACTGGACGACACGGAGAACATGCTATAGTGCCATCTTCACCTATTAATTCCACTGATTGTCTtctataagttaaataacttgCAAACCAATCTATAGCGGTTTTATCAAAACCATAGTACGCCAGTTTTGCAACAAGTAAAGagatatttatagtttcaaacGCTCGAGAGTAATCTAACAAAACCAGCAGGGTAACTTTACCGGAGTCCTGGGCACTAAGTATGTCATCTACAACCGTGGTGAGTGCGGTAGTAGTACTACGATGCTTTCTAAAGCCAGATTGAACATCAGgtaggatattattgttttctagaaATTCAGATAGTTGGATGTAGACTACTTTTTCCAGTACTTTAGATAAACATGGGAGTATGCTGATAGGACGCAAATCAGACAATGAAACTGGATTATTCAATTTTGGTATAGGTTTAATAAGAGCCTCCCTCCATAGGTCAGGAAAGTTGCTAGACTGAAtagatttattgaaaatttttgttATAGCAGGGAGGGAGGAAGAAAGTGTCATCAAAATCATATCCAAAGAGATTCCGTCCTTACCGATGGCGTTCGATTTGAGCTTATGGATAATTTTTGACACAGTATCCTCATTAACGGTTTTTAGGTGGAAAGTTTCTgtacagaattttgatgaagaatacttttgaataatttgcggggagacataatcattaccaggaatatttagaaaatgattgtttataacCTGAGGATCGTTAAGATGACTAGGTAAGATTAGATCCGACTTAGGTTTTACCTCAAggtggtttttaaaatgtttccacatgactttagagttttttaaattacaattaatgtatgaGTTAAAGTAGGCATTTCTTTCATTTGCAATTGCATCATCTacaaattttttcatttttttataattttctctatTGGCCTCACTCTCATCTATACGCAATTTGCAATGAGCTTCATCGCGACATTTCATCATACGTTTAATAGCAAAAGTAATCCAAGGGTAAtgattatgtcttatatatatggttttaagGGGAGCTAAGGTgtcaaaaatatgcattatgttaGTTGTAAAATGAGAAACGAGAAAATCTATACAATAATCGGGATTAGAATATGTATGCCAGTCAATGCATTCCAACAGGACCTTAAGCTGGTCTACGTTTATATCTCTAATAGGTCTTAATAGCTTTTTTCTCGGgcgatttttttctttcacaatATTAAGCTCAAATGAAAGGAAAGAATGACTACTCAGACTATTTACATAATCGACATTAACcttaatatggtttatatttgaaCAGACAAGGTCAATCAACGTTTCGCTATGGCTAGTAAAATGTGTCGGCTCGGAAACGTGTTgtattaagctaaaataatccaaaaagttgttaaaaaggATTGAGTGATTGTCTTGTTTATTCAGGAGATTAATGTTGAAATcacccaataaaataatataatcataaagggGCAAAGACGCAATCGATTCGATTAAAGCATCTAGGAATTCTTGCACGTTTAACCATGGTGGTCTATAAGCTGTaccaattataatagtattattactATGCCGAGTCCTAAGCCACATCTGTTCAACCCTAGATTCAATTGGATATTGGAGAATCTGTGTAGACAGCCCTCGTCTGATATAAAATCCTACACCGCCGCCACGCGAACGTAATGTTTCCGGTCTGGGTATATGACACAGACGGTAACCCGCGACCTTCGGTGCGCGCCCCACCTCTCCACCCCGAAGCCATGTCTCGTTAAGAGCCAAAATGTCAACGTTGTGTCGTTCTAAGGCAACTAATAATTCTTCGTGGTGTGTACTAAGTGAACCAGGgtttaaaaatccaattttaatattttttacgcccCCCATTTATAGTGTACTATAACAGTAAATGCATTGGAAGATAAGTACCATTGAAAACACCCATATATGCTTATAACATTAggcttacacatatataaacatgatgtATACGTGATTGTTCTCGTATAtgcacatatacttatatataaagtttctaatattaaagattttaaaattattagaaaaacgtAATTGGATGGCTTTAaagatatgttaatataatttatttcaatgtatatcaCAAGGGAGCTTTTGAATGTCACAccactttttgtaataaaactataataatgcaaattgccataaatatttaaaattacaaaaggtaaaatgtttttcatcatatcattactagacttaaaaataattaaatataataatttacagtaatacagtaataaaaacttttcattagaGTATCGATACAGAGCTTTGAAGTAAACAACatagtatctataataaaaataacttagaataaagaaactcttaaaattcaaatttagctgtctccaaaaatttttttgatgTCACCCTCTCCTCGTACTCGGTGCACTGGGGCATCAAAGGTACGTCTAACATAAATGCGCCCGCCCTTCGTCCAAATGTATTTCCAACCTTTATTCCGGCCTTCTTCTTTGgctttgaaaaatatgaatttatttaatttcgtaaggCGCTCATTGACGTAGAAACGGCGCGGCTCTCCGTCTATAACGCTCGAGGAGTCGGCGCCTCGTCGTACACGCGCCGCTCGTAACATATCATCGCGCAATGCGCGCCGCGTCAACCGTACAGTGATAGGACGCGGGCGCGGCTGCTCGCCGCTACTCAAAGTATCGCGACGCGGACCCGATCGCTGCGCGCTCACAATGTCGACGTCCTGAAGATTAACGCCTATTTTCTTGGCCACCAGCGTGACAATTTGAATCACATTTTCTCCGGACTTTTCTGCCAAGCCTGATATCTCCAGATCATTAGAGAAGCATTCTTGCTCCCGGTCATTAAGCTCAGAACGAAGTTGAGTAACTACTTCATGAGAGATATCGTCCCGGTTCAGGCTGCTACCTGCTTTCTGCTGCTCCAATGAAGATAAACGCTCCTCAATAATGTCCACGCGATTATTAAATTCTGTGATACAGGAATTTAATTTGGCTAGCTCGAGTCTAAAAGATGTCATCTCTCCAGAGACCATGGCTAATTCGgctcttaacaattttatttctcgGACAAGAGAGGATTCATCGGACGAATTTGCGTTAAGTTCCTCATCATTTCTTTCAGCGTTAGCAAGGGAGGAAGAagccatatatatgtatatatatgtagtatatcagttgtagttgtatatataattaattattataattataattaattaataaatgtcaatatacattaaatgatatatccagttcctgtttataaattgcaattttaagttaatgatacatatttatataacattacgatatttatttatcaat
Proteins encoded in this window:
- the LOC126778408 gene encoding uncharacterized protein LOC126778408, yielding MVSGEMTSFRLELAKLNSCITEFNNRVDIIEERLSSLEQQKAGSSLNRDDISHEVVTQLRSELNDREQECFSNDLEISGLAEKSGENVIQIVTLVAKKIGVNLQDVDIVSAQRSGPRRDTLSSGEQPRPRPITVRLTRRALRDDMLRAARVRRGADSSSVIDGEPRRFYVNERLTKLNKFIFFKAKEEGRNKGWKYIWTKGGRIYVRRTFDAPVHRVRGEGDIKKIFGDS